TGAGAACAAACAATTGCAGTGGACCCTGTAGAAGAGGCTCCTTCGACATTGGCCCTCTCAGCCTCTACAGTGGGTAGTTTCACTCCGGTAGCACCACCTTCACCATCTTCACCATTGACGCCCACTCCCGCAGTTGCTCTAGCCTCTTCTTCCATTAAACCTCTCCAGAAATCAATTTCATTTGGGTCGGGATCACCACATCTTCTCGTGTTTATGAAAGCTGGATAGTTGACTAAGTCTAACCCCACGTCCCAGAGAACAGATGGTGCTTGGGAAGCATTGATTGGAACCTGCTGGCGACCTATCGGAGAAAGAGTATTGAGGCCTCCTATTCATCAACAAAACCGAAGatcattttaatatacatttgcTCTCCAGAAATCAGTTTCAGTTTCTTCAATATGAAGACAAGGATCAGTTCTAAAATCATCTTACCAACAGCGGCAACAGCTTCAGGAGTATTCCCTCCCACGTTAGCAACATCCGCCAtgtcctcatcatcatcaatgtGTATAACGTCAATCCCCTGGCCAACGCCACTTATTGCATTGAAACCCCCATCCCTGTCAACATGAGCCATCTCTAGTGCAACTCGGTAGAGAAGTTGCATCTCCTCCTCTCCAAATATCTCCCTCATCACTCTCTCACTTGTTTCAAGGCGTTGTCCATAAATCAAACCTGTAATCAATTTATGACGTTAATCATAAGGTTAAAGCTTAACGTTTCTACTACACAAAGTACGAAGGGGAGTGAGATAGGCACCCTCAAATATGGCTCTTTCTCTTTCATCCTGAGCACCGTTAACTACATAGGTTGTTGCACCTATAGTGAAGTTTGAACGCCGGAGGAAGTTGTACTCCGCCACGCTCCTCGCTCCAAGGGTAGCCAGTAAAGTAACCTCAGTCAGCCATGGCCTCTCCGTTAACAGAGAGCGAAGATCATGAGATGTCGATATCGCCAGTGGGGGTATGTTTCCACTAGGGAAAACCATCCATTCAGGCATCCCATAGGTGATAACCACCGGGGTTGTCTCACCTACACCATACTGCTCCCTGATGGCGCCTTCAACGACTTCGTAATTCTCTGCTTCCTCCACGTACATAGTCCACCCAAAATCGGTGGGTGAAGGGAGGAAATGCCAGTGGTCCCTTTGGTTTTTCTTCCAATCTCCACGAAACACACGAAACAGTCTCCCCATCTGCTGCGGTTAATCAATAAGTTAGTCTCTACCGAAAAACGTTTTACGTATATAACCAAGAAAAAATTCAACAAGACTCATACAAAATTAGGTTTAATAGAACACAAATTAAAAGAGTAATCTTCTAACAATGACATTTTAGAACGAGCCACTTTAAATGCTCCGACAATCGTATTTATTGTGAGGGAAATACAGAATCGACATCTTAAATGCAATAGGGTTTACAACGGAATCGTTTAGGGGATTAAAGGTTTCATGAAGACTTACAGTTGGGAAAGTCTCTTAGCTCGACCAAGATTCGCTGAATATCTTAAACGGCTTTCTGATTGAACTCCACTTTCTCTCTGTGTTTTACTTCCAAAAGCTGAAACCGTCTCTTCCGTTTTATAGAGGTCCCAAAGGTGGAAGACTATACAAACCTATATTTACACATTTTCTATAAGTAGAGGACGAAAATCTTTTGGTCGATTCGTTTTTGGCATGCGCCGGTTGCGTCAGAATTTGTGTGGACGGTAAGTTATCAGCACTCCCACTGTTTCAGTTTTCTTTACCGATGCAATCTAATAATATCTTCTAATATCTACACAATATCTAAACATAATCTAAGC
The window above is part of the Brassica napus cultivar Da-Ae chromosome C3, Da-Ae, whole genome shotgun sequence genome. Proteins encoded here:
- the LOC125584176 gene encoding uncharacterized protein LOC125584176, translating into MGRLFRVFRGDWKKNQRDHWHFLPSPTDFGWTMYVEEAENYEVVEGAIREQYGVGETTPVVITYGMPEWMVFPSGNIPPLAISTSHDLRSLLTERPWLTEVTLLATLGARSVAEYNFLRRSNFTIGATTYVVNGAQDERERAIFEGLIYGQRLETSERVMREIFGEEEMQLLYRVALEMAHVDRDGGFNAISGVGQGIDVIHIDDDEDMADVANVGGNTPEAVAAVGGLNTLSPIGRQQVPINASQAPSVLWDVGLDLVNYPAFINTRRCGDPDPNEIDFWRGLMEEEARATAGVGVNGEDGEGGATGVKLPTVEAERANVEGASSTGSTAIVCSQYGGRASAPVKDVGEVTSKSYGGEENVGATKKNETSVVDVTIQLSDSLPNVSSASASPLPSLSLPTDPVSGDPTEAPPKMKTEKAVQTSSEGSDTEGG